The Paracoccus liaowanqingii genome window below encodes:
- a CDS encoding L-serine ammonia-lyase, which produces MFLSVFDLFKLGVGPSSSHTMGPMVAAARFLTALQGQPFQAKGLRASLHGSLAFTGKGHATDRATILGLAGFTPARMDMEAAEAALAENRATGRLTPPGLPPLAFDPDRDLRFDYDTVLPGHANGMMLQATDAQGDVLFQQIYYSIGGGFVMTDAELAARGSEDRTDAAAPVPFPFASAAEMLQMAEKSGKSIACMKAANELCFRGQADLDAGLAGIWRAMRDCMDRGLAAEGILPGGLNVRRRAKAIHDTLQAERGLNMTAPHVINDWMSTYAMAVNEENAAGGAVVTAPTNGAAGTVPAVIRYWLDHVPGASERQLPDFLLTAAAVGGLIKHNASISGAECGCQAEVGSAAAMAAAGLAAVLGGSPGQIENAAEIALEHHLGMTCDPVRGLVQVPCIERNGLGAIKAVAAASLALRGDGTHIVPLDAAIETMRQTGRDMSEKYKETSLGGLAVNVPNC; this is translated from the coding sequence ATGTTTCTGTCGGTCTTCGATCTGTTCAAGCTGGGGGTGGGTCCCTCGTCCTCACATACGATGGGGCCGATGGTCGCCGCCGCGCGGTTCCTGACGGCGCTGCAGGGCCAGCCCTTCCAGGCGAAGGGGCTGCGCGCCAGCCTGCATGGCAGCCTGGCCTTCACCGGCAAGGGACACGCCACGGATCGCGCCACGATCCTTGGGCTTGCGGGCTTTACCCCGGCCCGCATGGACATGGAAGCCGCCGAGGCTGCGCTGGCCGAAAACCGCGCCACGGGCCGCCTGACCCCGCCCGGCCTGCCGCCTTTGGCCTTCGATCCCGACCGCGACCTGCGCTTCGATTACGACACCGTGCTGCCCGGCCATGCCAACGGCATGATGCTGCAGGCGACCGACGCGCAGGGCGACGTGCTGTTCCAGCAGATCTACTATTCGATCGGAGGCGGCTTCGTGATGACCGACGCGGAACTGGCCGCGCGCGGGTCCGAGGATCGCACTGACGCGGCGGCCCCGGTGCCCTTCCCCTTCGCCAGCGCCGCCGAGATGTTGCAGATGGCTGAAAAATCAGGCAAATCCATCGCCTGCATGAAGGCGGCGAATGAGCTGTGCTTTCGCGGCCAGGCGGATCTGGATGCCGGGCTGGCAGGCATCTGGCGGGCGATGCGCGACTGCATGGACCGGGGCCTTGCGGCCGAGGGGATCCTGCCCGGCGGCCTGAACGTGCGCCGCCGCGCCAAGGCCATCCACGACACGCTGCAGGCCGAACGCGGGCTGAACATGACCGCGCCGCATGTCATCAACGACTGGATGTCGACCTATGCGATGGCCGTGAACGAGGAGAACGCCGCCGGCGGCGCCGTCGTCACCGCCCCCACCAACGGCGCGGCGGGCACCGTGCCCGCGGTGATCCGCTATTGGCTGGACCATGTGCCCGGCGCCTCCGAACGGCAGTTGCCCGACTTCCTGCTGACGGCGGCGGCGGTGGGCGGGCTGATCAAGCACAACGCCTCGATCTCGGGCGCGGAATGCGGCTGCCAGGCCGAGGTGGGCAGTGCGGCGGCGATGGCCGCGGCGGGGCTGGCCGCCGTGCTGGGCGGCAGTCCCGGCCAGATCGAGAACGCCGCCGAGATCGCGCTGGAACACCATCTGGGCATGACCTGCGATCCGGTGCGCGGGCTGGTCCAGGTGCCCTGCATCGAGCGGAACGGGTTGGGCGCCATCAAGGCGGTGGCCGCGGCCAGCCTGGCCCTGCGCGGCGACGGCACCCATATCGTGCCGCTGGACGCCGCCATCGAGACGATGCGCCAGACCGGCCGCGACATGTCGGAAAAGTACAAGGAGACCTCGCTTGGCGGCCTGGCCGTCAACGTCCCCAACTGCTAG
- the dusB gene encoding tRNA dihydrouridine synthase DusB, which translates to MQLPDPLRLGDTPLGPPVFLAPMAGITDLPFRRAVARFGAGLMVSEMVASTEMVTPRPSTRASVRAKALTEGTLPVSVQIAGREAGPMAQTARIVEGMGARIIDINMGCPAKKVTGGLSGAALMRDLDHALSLIDAVVGAVGVPVTLKMRLGWDDDCLNAADLAARARDSGVAMLTVHGRTRAQFYKGQADWQAIRTVADLPGRPPLVANGDVTGGASARAALARSGAEAVMVGRGAQGRPWLLAQIAHDLWGCPAPLIPQGAALADLVEAHYLDILDFYGAEPGLRVARKHLGWYAEAAGAPLRDQMLRAPSPAATVELIRRAFADAPGRAAA; encoded by the coding sequence ATGCAATTGCCCGACCCCCTCCGTCTTGGCGACACGCCCCTGGGTCCGCCGGTCTTCCTGGCGCCGATGGCGGGCATCACCGACCTGCCGTTCCGCCGCGCCGTCGCGCGCTTCGGCGCCGGGCTGATGGTGTCCGAGATGGTCGCCTCGACCGAGATGGTGACACCGCGCCCCTCGACCCGGGCCTCGGTCCGCGCCAAGGCCCTGACCGAAGGGACGCTGCCGGTCAGCGTCCAGATCGCCGGGCGCGAGGCGGGGCCGATGGCCCAGACCGCCCGCATCGTCGAGGGGATGGGCGCGCGCATCATCGACATCAACATGGGCTGCCCGGCCAAGAAGGTGACGGGCGGGCTGTCGGGTGCGGCGCTGATGCGCGACCTGGACCACGCGCTGAGCCTGATCGACGCGGTGGTGGGCGCGGTCGGCGTCCCGGTGACGCTGAAGATGCGCTTGGGCTGGGACGACGACTGCCTGAACGCCGCCGATCTGGCGGCGCGGGCGCGCGATTCGGGCGTGGCGATGCTGACCGTGCATGGCCGCACCCGGGCGCAGTTCTACAAGGGGCAGGCCGACTGGCAGGCGATCCGCACTGTCGCCGACCTGCCCGGGCGCCCGCCGCTGGTCGCCAATGGCGACGTGACCGGCGGCGCCAGCGCCCGGGCCGCGCTGGCCCGGTCGGGGGCCGAGGCGGTGATGGTCGGGCGCGGCGCGCAGGGACGCCCCTGGCTGCTGGCGCAGATCGCCCATGACCTGTGGGGCTGCCCCGCGCCCCTGATCCCGCAGGGCGCCGCGCTGGCCGATCTGGTCGAGGCGCATTACTTGGACATCCTGGACTTCTACGGGGCCGAGCCGGGGCTGCGCGTCGCGCGCAAGCATCTGGGCTGGTATGCCGAGGCCGCAGGCGCCCCCCTGCGCGACCAGATGCTGCGCGCGCCCAGCCCGGCGGCGACCGTGGAGCTGATCCGCCGCGCCTTCGCCGACGCGCCGGGACGGGCCGCCGCATGA
- a CDS encoding response regulator yields MDGTVLIADDDRTIRTVLTQALTRAGCRVHATGSLAQLSKWVEEGRGDLVITDVMMPDGNGIDRIPAIREARPDLPVIVISAQNTIVTAIRATEAEAFEYLPKPFDLPDLMAKANQALSRRPRKSDPMPDPLPVPREAADPAMPLIGHAPSMQALFRMVARVLNADLPVIIAGEAGVGKTTIARSFHELSDRRDRGLAVLTSSDAGEDAIARAADKARGGTIVIENPAGFDASAQARLIGLIEAMESGPDRAQAPRVVATTGADPQSDVAGGRLRSDLYYRLAGVTVSVPPLRARVDDILPLAAHLLARAAAQGLPERMLSDEAASLLRAHPFPGNVRELENMMRRLALTASGAAISLSEMREALTQQTGHRAPPPAPSSASGPAPQAPEPTGQPSLPQAGSRLSDSVEAHLQRYFDLHGDALPPPGLYDRILREVERPLLQVALDATGGNQLRCADLLGINRNTLRKKLTELNIEVTRRRKLM; encoded by the coding sequence ATGGACGGCACCGTTTTGATCGCTGACGACGACCGCACCATCCGCACGGTGCTGACGCAGGCGCTGACCCGCGCGGGCTGCCGGGTCCATGCGACGGGCAGCCTGGCGCAGCTGTCCAAATGGGTCGAGGAGGGGCGCGGCGATCTGGTCATCACCGACGTGATGATGCCCGACGGCAACGGCATCGACCGAATCCCCGCCATCCGCGAGGCGCGGCCCGACCTGCCGGTGATCGTGATCTCGGCCCAGAACACCATCGTCACCGCGATCCGCGCGACCGAGGCCGAGGCCTTCGAATACCTGCCCAAGCCCTTCGACCTGCCCGACCTGATGGCCAAGGCCAACCAGGCCCTGTCGCGCCGCCCGCGCAAGTCCGATCCCATGCCCGACCCGCTGCCCGTCCCGCGCGAGGCCGCCGACCCGGCCATGCCGCTGATCGGCCACGCCCCCAGCATGCAGGCGCTGTTCCGCATGGTGGCGCGGGTGCTGAACGCCGACCTGCCGGTGATCATCGCGGGCGAGGCGGGGGTGGGCAAGACCACCATCGCACGCAGCTTTCACGAGCTGTCGGACCGGCGCGACCGGGGGCTGGCGGTCCTGACCTCGTCGGATGCCGGAGAGGACGCGATCGCGCGCGCCGCCGACAAGGCGCGCGGCGGCACCATCGTGATCGAGAACCCGGCGGGCTTCGACGCCTCGGCGCAGGCGCGGCTGATCGGGCTGATCGAGGCGATGGAATCGGGGCCCGACCGGGCGCAGGCGCCGCGCGTGGTGGCGACCACCGGCGCCGATCCGCAATCGGACGTGGCAGGGGGGCGGCTGCGGTCGGACCTGTACTACCGGCTGGCGGGGGTGACGGTCAGCGTGCCGCCCCTGCGCGCCCGCGTGGACGACATCCTGCCCCTGGCCGCGCATCTTCTGGCCCGCGCGGCGGCGCAGGGCCTGCCCGAGCGGATGCTGTCGGACGAGGCGGCCAGCCTGCTGCGCGCGCATCCCTTCCCCGGCAATGTCCGCGAGCTGGAGAACATGATGCGCCGCCTGGCCCTGACCGCCAGCGGCGCCGCGATCAGCCTGTCCGAGATGCGCGAGGCGCTGACCCAGCAGACCGGCCACCGCGCGCCCCCTCCGGCGCCCAGTTCGGCCAGCGGCCCCGCCCCGCAGGCGCCCGAGCCCACCGGGCAGCCCAGCCTGCCGCAGGCTGGGTCGCGTCTGTCGGATTCGGTCGAGGCGCATCTGCAGCGCTATTTCGACCTGCATGGCGACGCGCTGCCGCCTCCGGGCCTCTACGACCGCATCCTGCGCGAGGTGGAGCGCCCGCTGCTGCAGGTGGCGCTGGACGCGACCGGCGGAAACCAGCTGCGCTGCGCAGACCTTTTGGGCATCAATCGCAATACCTTGCGCAAGAAACTGACCGAGCTGAATATCGAGGTGACACGGCGCCGCAAACTGATGTAA
- a CDS encoding sensor histidine kinase, with product MFLFGGDDDMTPADFGHDTAALRLEAPRFSWSDSPMGRAIRDFDWSATPLGPISGWPISLMTSVRIMLGQSHAACMFWGPDLTMLYNDAYAPVLGRKEARALGQPFRRIWADVWNDVKPLVDQTLSGRGTYSEEMRLVMTRNGFDEETFWTFSYSPLHDDHGFVAGLMNITVDVTALVQARRNQQVMQEELLHRIKNILSVTSTVVSSSLRNAETIQEARDSVGARIMALAKAQGLFTGLGDSADITEVMARSIGAHLVGNDRIRLSGPSVPLSSQQAVGLSLALYELATNAAKYGALASPQGAVDLSWSVDGDHFGLDWQERGGAVVEAPTREGFGSRLVNQIVPAYFDGEGLAEYLPQGLHYRLRGRLTP from the coding sequence ATGTTCCTTTTTGGTGGCGATGACGACATGACCCCTGCGGACTTCGGCCACGACACCGCTGCCCTGCGCCTCGAGGCGCCGCGGTTCTCGTGGAGCGACAGCCCGATGGGACGCGCGATCCGCGATTTCGACTGGTCCGCGACGCCGCTCGGCCCGATCTCGGGCTGGCCCATTTCGCTGATGACCTCGGTGCGGATCATGCTGGGCCAGAGCCATGCGGCCTGCATGTTCTGGGGCCCGGACCTGACCATGCTCTACAACGACGCCTATGCCCCGGTCCTGGGCCGGAAAGAGGCGCGCGCCCTGGGACAGCCGTTCCGGCGGATCTGGGCGGATGTCTGGAACGACGTCAAGCCGCTGGTCGACCAGACCCTGTCCGGGCGCGGCACCTATTCCGAAGAGATGCGGCTGGTCATGACCCGCAATGGGTTCGACGAGGAAACCTTCTGGACCTTCAGCTACAGCCCGCTGCACGACGACCACGGCTTCGTCGCCGGGCTGATGAACATCACCGTCGACGTGACGGCGCTGGTCCAGGCGCGGCGCAACCAGCAGGTGATGCAGGAAGAGCTGCTGCACCGGATCAAGAACATCCTGTCGGTGACCTCGACGGTGGTGTCCTCCAGCCTGCGCAACGCCGAGACGATCCAGGAGGCCCGCGACAGCGTCGGCGCGCGGATCATGGCGCTGGCCAAGGCGCAGGGCCTGTTCACGGGCCTGGGCGACAGCGCCGACATCACCGAGGTCATGGCCCGGTCCATCGGCGCGCATCTGGTGGGCAACGACCGCATCCGCCTGTCCGGCCCCTCGGTGCCCCTGAGCAGCCAGCAGGCCGTGGGCCTGTCGCTGGCGCTGTACGAGCTGGCGACGAACGCCGCCAAGTACGGCGCGCTGGCCAGCCCGCAGGGCGCGGTCGACCTGAGCTGGTCTGTCGACGGCGACCATTTCGGGCTGGACTGGCAGGAACGCGGCGGCGCCGTGGTCGAGGCCCCCACCCGCGAGGGCTTCGGCTCGCGGCTGGTCAACCAGATCGTCCCGGCCTATTTCGACGGCGAGGGGCTGGCGGAATACCTGCCGCAGGGCCTGCATTACCGCCTGCGCGGACGCCTGACGCCCTAG
- a CDS encoding two-component system sensor histidine kinase NtrB, producing the protein MSRPRDFHEISPGPGWEALPLPALILDSCGRVAAMNDAAEIWLNISRNSTLGRVLEGDELSTRLRLQPSLAPLIARVRASDEALYQTSVAFEIGDRAGGHQARRAAVHAGNGGATGGAVTLLIVPQDDDGLHQARHVRSAARSAIGMAEMLAHEIKNPLAGIRGAAQLMAMNATPEDREMAEMIVSESRRIVALLDQVERFGDTSAPKLAALNIHDVLEQVRRSAQVGFARGVQVVTDYDPSLPPALADADQLVQVCLNLVKNAAEALEGKAGGTIRLHSHYDHTLRHPPDETDPAGRPLPLQIEIEDNGPGFPPAIADQVFEPFVSGRENGTGLGLALVSKIITDHGALIRVDSKPGRTVFRISLPKA; encoded by the coding sequence ATGAGCCGCCCCCGGGATTTCCATGAGATCTCCCCCGGCCCGGGATGGGAGGCGCTGCCGCTGCCCGCGCTGATCCTGGACAGCTGCGGCCGGGTGGCGGCGATGAACGACGCGGCCGAGATCTGGCTGAACATCTCGCGCAACTCGACCCTGGGCCGGGTGCTGGAGGGGGACGAGCTGTCCACCCGCCTGCGCCTGCAGCCCAGCCTGGCGCCGCTGATCGCCCGCGTGCGGGCCAGCGACGAGGCGCTGTACCAGACCTCGGTCGCCTTCGAGATCGGCGACCGCGCGGGCGGGCACCAAGCGCGGCGCGCGGCGGTCCATGCGGGCAATGGCGGGGCGACGGGGGGCGCGGTGACGCTGCTGATCGTGCCGCAGGACGATGACGGGCTGCATCAGGCCCGCCATGTCCGCAGCGCGGCGCGCAGCGCCATCGGCATGGCCGAGATGCTGGCCCACGAGATCAAGAACCCGCTGGCGGGCATCCGGGGGGCGGCGCAGCTGATGGCGATGAACGCCACCCCCGAGGACCGCGAGATGGCCGAGATGATCGTCAGCGAATCGCGCCGGATCGTGGCGCTGCTGGATCAGGTGGAACGCTTCGGCGACACCTCGGCGCCCAAGCTGGCGGCGCTGAACATCCACGACGTGCTGGAACAGGTCCGCCGGTCCGCGCAGGTGGGATTCGCGCGCGGCGTGCAGGTGGTGACCGACTACGACCCCTCGCTGCCGCCCGCGCTGGCCGATGCGGACCAGCTGGTGCAGGTCTGCCTGAACCTCGTGAAGAACGCCGCCGAGGCGCTGGAGGGCAAGGCCGGCGGCACCATCCGCCTGCACAGCCACTACGACCACACCCTGCGCCATCCCCCCGACGAGACCGACCCCGCCGGCCGCCCGCTGCCTTTGCAGATCGAGATCGAGGACAACGGCCCCGGCTTCCCCCCCGCCATCGCCGACCAGGTCTTCGAGCCCTTCGTCTCGGGCCGCGAGAACGGCACCGGGCTGGGCCTGGCACTGGTCAGCAAGATCATCACCGACCACGGCGCGCTGATCCGCGTGGACAGCAAGCCCGGTCGCACCGTGTTCCGCATTTCCCTGCCCAAGGCATAA